A window of the Elusimicrobiota bacterium genome harbors these coding sequences:
- a CDS encoding tetratricopeptide repeat protein: MKKNVIFAVFLCGTAAMLPLRADAGEEPAATPAVSTAAPENTPAGESFSIRVKAVPLSSLLDIISQRAHASFSIADPELAEWRLTMLIKNVRLNQALEILQKTKGLDFERVGSADNFIVRKSTIPPQEFPPLTQQDLADPVLKRLVTVRVKDVPLARLLDVISEQAGISFIITGEMRDVRITSFLEKVTIVDVFQFLKARGFSVSRMAAADLFIVRQTPGAGEDSAAKPAVSAATPENPGFGEPFDIALKGAPLSTLFDVLSQHSHASFSIGADLAERKFTIFIKNVRLNQVLEILQKTKDLDFERVGTTDNFIVRKSTRPPQEFLPLTQQDLADPVLNRLVTVRVKNAPLTSFLEVISEQARVNFIVTSGFENTRITAFLKKVTIVDVLQFLKARGCSASRVTGTDLFIIRQTAGAPDGFSDAEGKFGDKKYEEAVTLYKELADKYPDSEMADYALLMTAINYDWIAARDSDPSVLKREEETLKRLIHDYPKSTRLGDAYLYLGQIYSGYGGAKTQAIDCKKAVEFYNLAIKSTYRDWVKAQAETRIAQCYERGGEKNKALEIYKRIIKQYPGAAITEEVRQLLKGEDPLFETGLNLEKQKEYGLAIAVYKRIAVKASLPQSVRKAELRIGVCQSAMGDVDPAVKTFEAYFAKYNPGPDDAVYFYMGQALENAGRKEEARKYLNKAKIAVKPKI, encoded by the coding sequence GCGCACGCCTCTTTCTCCATAGCCGACCCTGAACTGGCTGAATGGAGATTGACCATGCTCATTAAAAACGTGCGTCTGAACCAGGCGCTGGAGATATTGCAAAAGACTAAGGGCCTGGATTTCGAGCGCGTCGGCAGCGCGGACAATTTTATAGTGCGCAAAAGCACCATACCCCCGCAGGAATTCCCTCCGCTGACACAGCAGGACCTGGCCGACCCGGTCCTGAAAAGGCTGGTAACCGTGCGGGTGAAAGACGTCCCGCTTGCCAGGCTTCTGGATGTGATCTCGGAGCAGGCAGGGATCAGCTTTATTATCACCGGCGAAATGCGGGATGTCCGGATAACATCGTTTTTAGAAAAAGTGACCATCGTGGATGTATTTCAGTTCCTGAAGGCCAGGGGGTTTTCCGTTTCCCGTATGGCGGCGGCGGACCTTTTTATAGTCCGGCAGACGCCCGGCGCCGGGGAAGATTCCGCCGCAAAACCCGCCGTCTCCGCCGCCACGCCTGAAAACCCGGGTTTCGGGGAACCGTTCGATATCGCATTGAAAGGCGCGCCTCTTTCCACTCTTTTTGACGTGCTTTCCCAGCATTCGCACGCCTCTTTCTCCATCGGCGCCGACTTGGCTGAACGGAAATTTACTATATTCATCAAAAACGTGCGCCTGAACCAGGTGTTGGAGATATTGCAAAAGACGAAGGACCTGGATTTTGAGCGCGTCGGCACTACCGATAATTTCATAGTGCGGAAAAGCACCCGGCCCCCGCAGGAATTCCTTCCGCTGACACAGCAGGACCTGGCCGATCCGGTCCTGAACAGGCTGGTGACCGTGCGGGTGAAGAACGCCCCGCTTACCTCCTTTTTGGAGGTGATCTCGGAGCAGGCACGGGTCAATTTCATTGTCACCAGCGGATTTGAAAACACCCGGATCACGGCGTTTTTGAAAAAAGTGACCATTGTGGATGTGTTGCAGTTCCTGAAAGCCAGGGGATGTTCCGCTTCGCGTGTGACAGGGACCGATCTTTTTATAATCCGGCAGACGGCCGGCGCCCCGGATGGATTTTCCGACGCTGAAGGCAAATTCGGCGATAAAAAATACGAAGAAGCGGTCACGCTTTATAAAGAGCTCGCGGATAAATATCCCGATTCCGAAATGGCGGATTACGCCCTTCTCATGACGGCTATCAATTATGACTGGATAGCCGCCAGGGACAGTGATCCTTCCGTGCTTAAACGGGAAGAAGAAACCCTTAAACGCCTGATACACGATTACCCCAAAAGCACCCGCCTCGGCGACGCATATCTGTATCTGGGCCAGATATACTCCGGTTACGGCGGGGCGAAGACCCAGGCGATAGACTGCAAAAAAGCGGTGGAGTTCTATAATCTCGCGATCAAGAGCACATACCGCGACTGGGTCAAAGCTCAGGCGGAAACCAGGATAGCGCAGTGCTATGAACGCGGGGGTGAGAAAAACAAAGCCCTGGAAATTTACAAGAGGATAATAAAGCAATATCCCGGCGCGGCAATAACCGAAGAAGTGCGCCAGCTCCTTAAGGGAGAGGACCCACTGTTTGAAACGGGGTTAAACCTTGAGAAACAGAAAGAATATGGATTGGCCATAGCTGTCTATAAGCGGATAGCCGTGAAAGCGTCATTGCCGCAGTCTGTCCGCAAAGCGGAATTGCGCATCGGCGTCTGCCAGTCAGCCATGGGCGACGTGGATCCGGCCGTCAAAACTTTTGAAGCCTACTTCGCCAAATACAATCCCGGACCGGACGACGCCGTGTATTTCTACATGGGGCAGGCGCTTGAAAATGCGGGCAGGAAAGAAGAGGCGCGCAAGTACCTGAATAAGGCGAAGATAGCCGTTAAGCCGAAAATATAA